Proteins encoded by one window of Anaerosalibacter sp. Marseille-P3206:
- a CDS encoding methyl-accepting chemotaxis protein has product MRKFKELKIFKSKKKNLKVGNKEKGLNKGSSISRKIAIIISFSLILSIVVTSYFSIRNSKNALYKELDNSAIQIASILSYQVESMSSIEKDIDSIAEDYIYDMSYLIGSVEDVDNEKLKEMTKSTGIAEINIVNTKGEIIKSNLDKNIGYVYKTENPIWKILRSGKDRVIEPVRESTVDGKKYKYGARMIYGGAVQIGISADALDITLKSLGIDSLVGELTKGGNVLHITQLNKDLQPVNGIEEGESFEVSKEVKKALGNGETCAFPKWDNKLKKQVYNVYIPKIGEYKMLEGALNIGLSMDSIEEAYVKNIKHSIMLGIILLILLLVIITLFIDKSVINPIRQLNILISKISNLDLRKDESYEKLLKNKTEIGLMAKEMNNMRLGLNDIMNNISNASNKLNKSSQEISNSSRETSYSIEEVAKAVGELANGAYEQAKESANGFEKLNVLAKTFDDTLEGAKVLEKYAVETSNANSENVKVLEDLKESIYANNKMIQEISERIYTLSERSNNIRNIVETVDAIAEETNLLALNAAIEAARAGEAGRGFAVVADEIRKLAEETRSSTEEIGRITKDITSEIEVTKGQMDSANIALGKSNQVVEKTISSFDKIKESLQATLKQIDSLGSSIVSVGRDKDEVVLSIESITSIAEESSASTEEVSASVEEQTATIEEIARMTEDLKNMADELDSIIAKFKIE; this is encoded by the coding sequence ATGAGAAAATTTAAGGAATTAAAAATATTCAAAAGTAAAAAGAAGAATCTAAAAGTAGGAAATAAAGAAAAAGGTCTTAATAAAGGTAGTTCTATAAGTAGAAAGATAGCAATTATTATTAGTTTTTCTTTAATTTTATCTATAGTAGTTACAAGTTATTTTTCTATAAGAAATAGTAAGAATGCATTGTATAAAGAATTAGATAATAGTGCAATTCAAATAGCTAGTATCCTCTCCTATCAAGTAGAATCTATGTCTAGTATTGAAAAAGATATTGATTCTATAGCAGAAGACTACATATATGATATGAGTTATCTCATTGGGAGTGTAGAAGATGTTGACAATGAAAAGTTGAAAGAGATGACTAAATCTACAGGAATAGCAGAAATAAATATTGTAAACACAAAGGGTGAAATCATTAAGTCAAATTTAGATAAAAACATAGGTTATGTATATAAAACTGAAAACCCAATTTGGAAAATATTAAGAAGTGGGAAAGATAGGGTGATAGAGCCAGTTAGAGAGAGTACTGTTGATGGTAAAAAGTACAAATATGGTGCTCGTATGATATATGGTGGAGCTGTTCAAATAGGCATTAGTGCAGATGCTTTAGATATAACTTTAAAAAGTTTAGGGATTGATTCACTTGTGGGAGAATTAACCAAAGGTGGAAATGTGCTTCATATAACTCAATTAAACAAGGATCTTCAACCTGTTAATGGTATAGAAGAAGGAGAAAGCTTTGAAGTTTCAAAGGAAGTGAAGAAGGCTTTAGGAAATGGCGAGACATGTGCTTTTCCTAAATGGGACAATAAGCTTAAAAAGCAAGTATATAATGTATATATACCTAAGATTGGTGAATACAAGATGCTTGAAGGAGCACTTAATATTGGTCTTTCTATGGACAGTATAGAAGAGGCTTATGTCAAAAATATCAAACACAGTATTATGTTGGGGATTATACTATTGATATTATTGTTAGTGATTATAACATTGTTTATTGATAAAAGTGTAATAAATCCTATTAGACAATTAAATATATTGATATCTAAAATATCTAATTTAGACTTGAGAAAAGATGAATCCTATGAAAAGTTATTGAAAAATAAGACAGAAATAGGTCTTATGGCAAAAGAAATGAATAATATGAGATTGGGTCTAAATGATATAATGAACAATATATCTAATGCTTCTAATAAACTTAATAAAAGTTCACAAGAGATTTCAAATAGTTCAAGGGAAACTTCTTATTCTATAGAAGAAGTTGCAAAGGCAGTTGGAGAATTGGCAAATGGGGCATATGAGCAGGCTAAAGAATCTGCAAATGGGTTTGAAAAGTTAAATGTGTTGGCAAAGACATTTGATGATACTTTGGAAGGTGCAAAGGTACTAGAAAAATATGCTGTAGAAACTTCAAATGCAAATAGTGAAAATGTAAAGGTATTAGAAGATTTAAAGGAAAGTATTTATGCAAATAACAAGATGATTCAAGAAATTTCTGAGAGGATATATACTCTATCAGAGAGATCAAATAATATAAGAAATATTGTTGAAACAGTTGATGCTATTGCAGAAGAGACCAATCTATTGGCATTAAATGCAGCAATAGAGGCAGCTAGAGCTGGTGAAGCAGGAAGAGGATTTGCAGTAGTAGCTGATGAGATAAGGAAGCTTGCTGAAGAAACTAGATCGTCAACAGAAGAAATAGGAAGAATAACAAAAGATATAACTAGTGAGATAGAAGTTACAAAGGGTCAAATGGATAGTGCAAATATTGCTTTAGGTAAGTCAAATCAAGTTGTAGAAAAGACTATATCTTCTTTTGACAAAATAAAAGAATCTCTACAGGCAACTCTTAAACAGATAGATTCATTAGGTAGTAGTATCGTAAGTGTAGGTAGAGATAAGGATGAGGTTGTATTATCTATTGAATCAATAACTTCTATTGCAGAAGAATCCTCTGCATCTACAGAAGAAGTTTCAGCTTCTGTAGAAGAACAGACTGCAACTATTGAAGAAATTGCAAGAATGACTGAAGACTTAAAGAATATGGCTGATGAATTAGATAGCATAATAGCAAAGTTCAAAATTGAATGA
- a CDS encoding acyltransferase, with translation MAKRERIEELFYIRAIAALGILIIHATGSFAVSSEYGSKAMYLGIFLNQFFRFGSPIFMMVSGLVLFYNYRSLDEFDSKKFYKKKFKFIFLPYVLWSTIYFLYSHYISKVPLKGQGKVLLRGILLGESYSHLYFIFLIFQFYILVPLILKYLIEPMKEKPLKVFIIFTIIQGAILIYQYYFKNYNATGFIRLFNKYYWKTVFGWFAYFITGGIIGLHYKKIVNYIEEHIRGILLGYIIVAIFYVGQVYINIYINQGRDYYGKFGSIRPHTIIYAFFSMAVLLYITRRIVKKDNFLFRNLKDFGTYSFGIYFAHPLVLGEIKIKLLKYFPHAIGYSRLSSLVLIVGLGIIVSYFVVLLLGSTNIRWLFIGRIPKYKWGRELSTNL, from the coding sequence ATGGCTAAGAGAGAAAGAATAGAAGAGCTCTTTTATATTAGAGCAATAGCGGCCTTAGGAATACTGATTATCCATGCAACAGGGAGTTTTGCCGTATCATCAGAATATGGATCAAAGGCTATGTATTTAGGTATATTCTTGAATCAGTTTTTTAGATTTGGAAGTCCTATATTTATGATGGTATCTGGCTTAGTTCTTTTCTACAACTACCGTTCATTAGATGAATTTGACTCAAAGAAATTTTATAAAAAGAAATTTAAGTTTATATTTTTACCTTATGTACTCTGGTCTACTATTTATTTTTTATACAGCCACTATATAAGTAAAGTACCCCTGAAAGGGCAAGGGAAAGTACTTTTAAGAGGCATTCTATTAGGGGAATCATATTCACATTTATACTTTATATTTTTGATATTTCAATTCTACATATTAGTTCCATTAATACTTAAATACCTTATAGAACCTATGAAAGAAAAACCATTAAAAGTTTTTATAATATTTACCATAATCCAAGGTGCTATACTAATATATCAATACTATTTTAAAAATTATAATGCTACAGGATTTATTAGATTGTTTAATAAATACTATTGGAAAACTGTATTTGGATGGTTTGCGTATTTTATCACTGGAGGAATAATAGGTTTACATTATAAAAAAATAGTTAATTATATTGAAGAACATATAAGAGGAATTTTACTGGGTTATATAATAGTTGCAATCTTTTATGTAGGACAAGTTTATATTAATATATATATAAACCAAGGGCGAGATTATTATGGAAAGTTTGGTTCAATAAGACCCCATACTATTATATATGCATTTTTTTCCATGGCAGTACTTTTGTATATTACTAGGAGGATTGTCAAGAAGGATAATTTCTTATTTAGAAATCTTAAGGATTTTGGTACCTATTCCTTTGGAATATATTTTGCTCATCCATTGGTGCTTGGGGAAATAAAGATAAAACTTTTAAAATATTTCCCTCATGCAATAGGGTATAGTAGACTTAGTTCTTTGGTTTTGATAGTAGGATTAGGAATTATAGTTTCATATTTTGTAGTATTACTCTTAGGAAGTACAAATATTAGATGGCTATTCATTGGAAGGATTCCAAAATATAAATGGGGAAGAGAATTATCGACAAATTTGTAG
- the murJ gene encoding murein biosynthesis integral membrane protein MurJ: MGSNTRKAAGFAAMIAGVTLFSKFLGFVREILIASKFGSGVETDTYFVAMTATVIVMTTVGAALKTTLIPVFSEIEETKGKEHKLKYLNNVFNVIFLITIILVVAGYFLSPIVVKILAKGFTGEQYEMAIKLNRIGLPIIIFMGFSYVVSGFLESNEIFGPPAISGIPFNLVYILYLLILGNKFGIVGLMLTSVIAAISQWLIQVPAARRLGFSYSMDIDLKDKYLGKALSLTVPVLIGSAVQQINVIIDRTLASSLKEGSISALNYASRVNDMIISVFVMAITTVIFPMLSKVFSKEDTKEGKQLMSQGINMILIITVPATIGIVILAPPVIKIFFQRGAFDGTATYMTSQALIFYSLGLVGSSLRLMLNKVFYSIQDTSTPMKNGVFAVLINIVLNYILVRYMAHSGLALATSISAIITTILLFLDLRRKLGKIGLKKYLICFLKTLLASIVMGIVVYTTYFGLTGLLPNNSIIELLILILSVIVGMSIYFILCCILRIKEMRILLKGLKKS; encoded by the coding sequence TTGGGAAGCAATACTAGGAAAGCAGCGGGATTTGCTGCCATGATTGCAGGAGTTACATTATTTAGTAAATTTTTAGGATTTGTAAGGGAAATTCTAATTGCCTCTAAATTTGGTTCTGGGGTTGAAACAGATACCTATTTTGTAGCTATGACAGCTACTGTCATAGTTATGACAACTGTAGGTGCTGCGCTAAAGACTACCCTTATTCCAGTTTTTTCAGAAATTGAAGAGACAAAGGGAAAAGAACATAAATTAAAATATTTAAATAATGTTTTCAATGTAATATTTTTAATAACTATAATACTTGTTGTAGCAGGATATTTTCTTTCACCAATTGTAGTAAAGATACTTGCAAAAGGGTTTACTGGTGAGCAGTATGAAATGGCTATAAAATTAAATAGAATAGGTCTTCCAATAATAATTTTTATGGGATTTAGCTATGTTGTTTCAGGATTTTTAGAGAGTAACGAAATATTTGGCCCACCAGCTATATCAGGAATTCCTTTTAACTTGGTATATATATTATACCTTTTGATTTTAGGGAATAAATTTGGAATTGTAGGACTTATGTTGACAAGTGTAATTGCAGCTATAAGTCAATGGTTAATTCAAGTACCAGCGGCTAGGAGATTGGGATTTAGTTATTCTATGGATATTGATTTAAAGGACAAATATTTGGGAAAAGCTCTATCACTTACAGTACCAGTACTTATAGGTTCTGCTGTTCAACAAATAAATGTAATTATAGATAGAACTCTTGCTTCTAGTTTAAAGGAAGGAAGTATTTCTGCTCTTAACTATGCAAGTCGTGTAAATGATATGATTATTAGTGTATTTGTCATGGCAATTACAACTGTTATTTTTCCTATGTTGTCCAAGGTTTTTTCCAAGGAAGATACAAAGGAAGGTAAACAGTTGATGTCACAGGGGATTAATATGATTCTTATAATCACTGTTCCAGCTACTATAGGGATAGTTATACTAGCTCCTCCTGTAATAAAGATATTTTTCCAAAGGGGAGCTTTTGATGGGACTGCAACTTATATGACATCTCAAGCATTAATCTTTTATTCACTTGGTTTAGTGGGCTCATCTTTGAGATTAATGCTCAATAAAGTGTTTTATTCAATTCAGGATACTTCCACACCAATGAAAAATGGCGTTTTTGCTGTATTAATCAATATAGTTCTTAATTATATTCTTGTCAGATATATGGCTCATAGTGGTTTAGCTTTGGCTACAAGTATTTCAGCAATTATTACTACTATCTTATTGTTTCTAGATTTGAGAAGGAAGTTAGGTAAAATTGGGTTGAAAAAATATCTAATATGCTTTCTCAAGACATTACTAGCATCTATAGTAATGGGAATTGTGGTATATACAACTTATTTCGGACTAACGGGGCTGTTACCAAATAATAGCATAATTGAACTTCTTATACTCATACTCTCAGTAATTGTAGGAATGTCTATTTACTTTATATTATGTTGTATTTTAAGAATAAAGGAAATGAGGATATTGTTAAAGGGATTGAAAAAATCGTGA
- the galE gene encoding UDP-glucose 4-epimerase GalE, translated as MAVLVLGGAGYIGSHCVYELIDKGESVVVVDNLQTGHQDALHENAIFCEGDIRDIDFLNNVFSKYDIDSVVHFAANSLVGESMSKPLKYFDNNVYGTEVLLKAMVENDVKKIVFSSSAAVYGEPKHIPIKETDKTNPTNPYGETKLAMEKMMKWVDLAHGIKYVSLRYFNVAGAHPNGNIGEDHNPETHLIPLVLQVPLNKREKIFVYGNDYDTKDGTCIRDYIHVKDLINAHLLALEYLRKGHDSDIFNLGNGLGFSVNEIIEACEKVTGKSIEKEFTSRRAGDPPMLVASSEKARNILGWEPKYTNVRDIIATAWKFHSSHVNGYIK; from the coding sequence ATGGCTGTACTTGTTTTAGGGGGAGCAGGATATATTGGTTCTCATTGTGTATATGAACTAATTGATAAGGGCGAATCCGTAGTAGTTGTAGACAATCTCCAAACAGGACATCAGGATGCACTACATGAAAATGCTATATTTTGTGAAGGTGATATTAGGGATATTGACTTTTTAAACAATGTATTTTCAAAATATGATATAGATTCAGTAGTTCATTTTGCAGCAAACTCACTTGTTGGAGAAAGTATGAGCAAACCACTGAAGTACTTTGACAATAATGTATATGGAACAGAAGTTTTACTAAAGGCTATGGTAGAAAATGATGTGAAAAAAATAGTGTTTTCTTCATCAGCAGCGGTTTACGGTGAGCCTAAACATATCCCCATCAAAGAGACTGATAAGACAAATCCTACAAATCCCTATGGTGAAACAAAGTTAGCTATGGAGAAGATGATGAAATGGGTAGATTTAGCTCATGGTATAAAATATGTTTCTTTAAGATATTTCAATGTAGCTGGGGCTCATCCAAATGGAAATATAGGAGAAGATCACAATCCAGAAACTCATTTGATACCATTAGTACTTCAAGTTCCCCTAAATAAAAGAGAAAAAATATTTGTATATGGAAATGATTATGATACGAAGGATGGAACATGTATTAGAGACTATATTCATGTAAAGGACTTAATAAATGCTCATTTATTGGCGTTGGAATATTTGAGAAAAGGCCATGATAGCGATATATTTAATCTAGGAAATGGATTAGGTTTTTCCGTAAATGAAATAATAGAAGCTTGTGAAAAGGTAACGGGGAAATCTATTGAGAAAGAGTTTACTTCAAGAAGAGCAGGAGATCCTCCTATGCTAGTTGCTTCTTCAGAGAAGGCAAGAAATATTCTAGGATGGGAGCCTAAATATACAAATGTTCGAGATATAATTGCTACAGCTTGGAAGTTTCACAGTTCACATGTAAATGGATATATAAAGTAA
- a CDS encoding UDP-glucose--hexose-1-phosphate uridylyltransferase, whose amino-acid sequence MIDINKEITRLVNFSIGKGLIDERDRIYGINKLLEVLSLDDYTAPFCTMDEDVCVDDILENIRCWAVENNRVSDSIDELDLFDTKIMAQLTKMPSVIEDEFKQLYNESPAKATDYFYALAKNTNYIREKRIAKDIKWKYESPYGILDITINLSKPEKDPRTIAKAKNIRKSHYPECLLCKENEGYAGRINHPARGNHRIIELELAGEQWFLQYSPYVYYNEHCIVLKGEHEPMIITKNTFRRLLEFVKMFPHYFIGSNADLPIVGGSILTHDHYQGGRYTFSMAKAREENHVHLEKYDIIACTLYWPMSVIRLKGNNIDNLVEASYEIFTKWKGYNDETVSIISETNGNRHNTITPICRFKDDFFEMDLVLRNNRTTVERPLGIFHPRPKYHHIKKENIGLIEVLGLAVLPSRLKHEMNLLCEYLLNGDIDGIRKHDDLRKHGDWAANILENYLLTEDNIKDVLHKEIGSVFLGVIEDAGVFKNTDEGKNAFTRCREVLFEDMGD is encoded by the coding sequence ATGATTGATATTAATAAGGAAATCACAAGACTTGTAAATTTTTCTATAGGGAAGGGTTTGATTGATGAGAGAGATAGAATATATGGAATCAATAAATTGTTAGAGGTTTTATCTCTAGATGATTATACAGCTCCTTTTTGTACCATGGATGAAGATGTTTGCGTTGATGATATACTCGAAAACATAAGATGCTGGGCAGTAGAAAACAACAGAGTATCTGATAGCATAGATGAATTGGATTTATTTGATACAAAGATAATGGCTCAATTGACAAAGATGCCTTCAGTAATAGAGGATGAGTTTAAACAGTTATATAATGAGTCTCCGGCGAAAGCTACAGACTATTTCTATGCATTGGCTAAAAATACAAACTATATAAGAGAAAAGAGAATTGCAAAGGATATAAAGTGGAAATACGAAAGTCCCTATGGGATATTGGATATAACTATCAATCTATCTAAGCCAGAGAAAGACCCTAGGACTATTGCAAAGGCTAAGAATATTCGTAAGTCCCACTATCCTGAATGTTTGTTGTGTAAAGAAAATGAAGGCTATGCGGGTAGAATCAATCATCCTGCCAGGGGAAATCATAGGATAATTGAACTAGAACTAGCTGGAGAACAGTGGTTTCTACAGTATTCACCCTATGTATACTACAATGAACATTGTATAGTTCTAAAAGGTGAACATGAGCCAATGATTATTACTAAAAACACTTTTAGAAGACTATTAGAGTTTGTAAAAATGTTTCCTCACTATTTTATAGGTTCAAATGCAGACTTACCAATAGTTGGAGGGTCTATATTAACTCACGATCATTATCAAGGTGGTAGATATACCTTTTCAATGGCAAAGGCAAGAGAAGAAAATCATGTACATTTAGAAAAATATGATATAATAGCTTGTACCCTATATTGGCCAATGAGTGTAATAAGACTTAAAGGAAATAATATAGATAATCTTGTAGAGGCTAGTTATGAAATATTTACAAAGTGGAAGGGCTATAATGATGAAACTGTGTCTATTATATCTGAAACTAATGGAAACCGTCATAACACTATAACCCCAATTTGTAGATTTAAAGATGACTTTTTTGAAATGGATTTAGTATTAAGAAATAATAGAACTACAGTTGAAAGACCACTTGGTATATTTCATCCTAGACCTAAATATCACCACATTAAAAAAGAAAATATTGGTTTAATAGAAGTTTTAGGATTAGCTGTCCTACCATCGAGACTAAAGCATGAGATGAACTTGTTGTGTGAATACTTATTGAATGGTGATATTGATGGAATTAGAAAACATGATGATTTGAGAAAGCATGGTGATTGGGCAGCTAATATCTTAGAAAATTACTTATTGACAGAGGACAATATAAAAGATGTACTACACAAGGAAATTGGAAGTGTATTTTTAGGCGTTATAGAAGATGCAGGAGTGTTTAAGAATACTGATGAAGGGAAAAATGCGTTTACAAGATGCAGGGAAGTTTTGTTTGAAGATATGGGAGATTAG
- a CDS encoding methyl-accepting chemotaxis protein encodes MLKNIKVRIKFLVAFLIIVILSGVSNYISLSKIEYINKNQKISEHNEEEVIRLAKLEKNLLEIRGDLQAIAYNVGSEATSYYLGNIKVLFDNIDELILEYENSEFDYLEGEEEIFNVFKTNYDEYKKNVESIIKLSQSANYDLAGKQYGESIKVRDIAISELHKIVDMNQKSSEEIIIKNEEIFNKSKRIVNTMSIISLVITIVFGMYMSSSIMALLKRIQKYANSLANYDLTEDIQNDRKDEFGDTIEAMKHIQENLRILVGDIIGETQNLSASSQELSATTEEINAKFIEINNSVDQIAQGMQDASAATEEMSASVEEVTSSMEMLATSASEGNNKSFEIRDEAVKTKEVSGASRDAAIKLYDEKQRNILKAIEDVKVVEEIKAMAQAISDIAEQTNLLALNAAIEAARAGDNGRGFAVVAEEVRKLAEQSSETVGVIESTILKVQEATGNLASNTKEVLEFMDEKVMKDYDAFITTLDNNVEDSNFVNNMSQDIASMTQEITATMTQLSQVVETIAKNAEGSSENTVGIAGGMNEIAQGADQIAITAENQAELAEKLNSMVAKFKI; translated from the coding sequence ATGTTAAAAAATATTAAGGTTAGGATAAAATTTTTGGTGGCATTTTTAATTATAGTTATACTATCAGGAGTTTCTAATTATATATCATTGTCAAAAATCGAGTACATAAATAAAAACCAAAAGATAAGTGAACACAATGAAGAAGAAGTAATAAGATTAGCTAAATTAGAGAAAAATTTATTAGAAATCAGAGGTGATTTGCAAGCTATAGCCTACAATGTGGGTTCAGAAGCGACTAGTTATTATCTTGGCAATATCAAAGTATTATTTGACAATATTGATGAATTGATTTTAGAGTATGAAAACAGTGAATTTGATTATCTAGAAGGAGAAGAAGAAATATTTAATGTTTTTAAAACTAATTATGATGAATATAAGAAAAATGTAGAATCTATTATTAAATTAAGTCAATCAGCAAATTATGATCTTGCAGGGAAGCAATATGGTGAGAGTATAAAAGTTAGGGATATAGCTATAAGTGAATTACATAAAATAGTTGATATGAATCAAAAAAGTTCTGAAGAAATAATTATTAAAAACGAAGAAATTTTCAATAAGTCTAAGAGAATAGTTAATACAATGTCTATTATTTCTTTAGTTATTACCATTGTTTTCGGCATGTATATGTCTAGTAGTATTATGGCATTACTTAAGAGAATTCAAAAATATGCAAATTCTTTAGCAAATTATGATCTTACAGAAGATATTCAAAATGACAGAAAAGATGAATTTGGAGATACTATAGAAGCAATGAAACATATACAGGAAAACTTAAGGATTCTTGTAGGAGATATAATCGGTGAAACTCAAAATTTAAGTGCTTCTAGCCAAGAACTTTCAGCTACTACTGAAGAAATCAATGCTAAGTTTATTGAAATAAATAACTCTGTAGATCAAATAGCACAAGGAATGCAAGATGCAAGTGCTGCTACGGAAGAGATGTCAGCTTCAGTAGAGGAAGTGACATCAAGTATGGAAATGCTTGCAACAAGTGCTTCTGAAGGAAATAATAAGTCTTTTGAAATAAGAGATGAAGCTGTAAAAACTAAAGAAGTAAGTGGTGCATCTAGGGATGCAGCTATAAAATTGTATGATGAAAAACAAAGAAATATTTTGAAGGCAATAGAAGATGTTAAGGTAGTTGAAGAAATAAAAGCTATGGCACAAGCAATATCAGATATTGCTGAGCAGACAAATTTATTGGCATTAAATGCAGCAATAGAGGCAGCTAGAGCAGGAGATAATGGTAGAGGATTTGCAGTAGTTGCAGAAGAGGTAAGGAAGTTGGCAGAACAATCATCAGAAACTGTAGGTGTAATAGAAAGTACTATATTGAAGGTTCAAGAAGCTACTGGAAATTTAGCAAGTAATACTAAAGAAGTACTAGAGTTTATGGATGAGAAAGTAATGAAGGATTATGATGCATTTATTACTACTTTGGATAATAATGTTGAGGATTCTAATTTTGTTAACAATATGTCACAAGATATTGCTTCAATGACACAAGAGATAACTGCTACTATGACTCAATTGAGTCAAGTTGTAGAAACCATAGCTAAAAATGCTGAAGGCTCAAGTGAAAATACAGTAGGTATAGCTGGTGGCATGAATGAAATAGCTCAAGGGGCAGATCAAATAGCTATTACTGCAGAGAATCAAGCTGAATTAGCTGAAAAGCTTAATAGTATGGTTGCAAAGTTTAAAATATAA